A portion of the Girardinichthys multiradiatus isolate DD_20200921_A chromosome 23, DD_fGirMul_XY1, whole genome shotgun sequence genome contains these proteins:
- the slc44a1b gene encoding choline transporter-like protein 1 isoform X3: MDSKRISSASQQQVRLRKKRTKREWRPLEDRSCTDLPWFLLFTVFCVGMGSICGFTIVTGGAARLLFGYDSYGNTCGRRNERIEGIQLSGLDHTDRKFVFFLDPCNIDIVQRKIKSMALCVSLCPTEELKTYQDLKRFAMMNGSELCSYELPAHKYPALPERFSRCPKLPVPRSKPLPLFNRCTPMDVSCYAKFAEAVVTFVGDSSILHRLIAGVAASKEIIIGLCVLALALSMILMVIIRYISAVLVWILTSLVVLGSLAGTSVLWWLYIDYRLYGNDTSSKVLKDLKEEVKEELRDSGQALLVYAASATVFTIILLLLMLFMRKRVALTIALFHVAGKVFIHLPLLTLQPFVTFLALLLFWIYWILVLLFLGTTGNPEQNEETGLTEFRLTGSLQYLTWYHAVGLVWISEFILACQQMTVAGAVVTYYFTRDKNRLPVTPILSSVLRLVRYHLGTVAKGSFIITLVKIPRLILMYIHNQLKGRENVCARCLLKSCICCLWCLEKCLNYLNQNAYAATAINSTSFCTSARDAFVILVENALRVATINAVGDFVLFLGKILIMTCTAFAGVLLLNYQRDYAEWLLPLIIVCLFSFLVAHCFLSIFEIVVDVLFLCFAIDTKYNDGTPGKEFFMDKALMEFVESSRRLERAGGRGRSRVKEATSEGAEMKPMKYVHLRRHPES; the protein is encoded by the exons ATGGATTCAAAGAGGATCTCTTCAGCCTCTCAGCAGCAGGTCCGACTGAGGAAAAAG cGGACAAAGAGAGAATGGAGACCGCTGGAGGACCGGAGCTGCACCGACCTGCCCTGGTTCCTGCTCTTCACCGTCTTCTGCGTCGGCATG GGCAGCATCTGTGGCTTCACTATCGTCACTGGTGGCGCCGCTCGCCTCCTCTTTGGGTACGACAGCTACGGCAACACCTGCGGCCGACGTAACGAGAGAATTGAAGGCATACAGCTGAGCGGGCTTGACCACACCGACAGGAA GTTTGTGTTCTTCCTGGATCCCTGCAACATCGAcattgttcagaggaaaattaAGTCCATGGCTctgtgtgtttctctgtgtcCCACTGAGGAGCTCAAGACCTACCAGGACTTGAAGAGGTTCGCCATGATGAATG GCTCGGAGCTCTGTTCCTATGAGTTACCGGCCCACAAATATCCGGCTCTACCCGAGAGGTTCTCCAGGTGTCCAAAACTTCCCGTCCCTCGCAG TAAGCCACTGCCACTCTTCAACCGCTGCACGCCGATGGACGTTTCCTGCTATGCCAAATTCGCCGAGGCCGTGGTGACGTTTGTGGGGGACAGCAGCATCCTGCACAGACTCATCGCCGGCGTCGCAGCTAGCAAGGAGATCATCATTGGACTCTGCGTCCTTGCTTTAG CTCTCTCCATGATCCTCATGGTAATCATCCGGTACATTTCTGCTGTCTTGGTTTggatcctcacctctttggtgGTCCTGGGATCCCTGG CGGGGACGAGCGTCCTCTGGTGGCTCTACATCGACTACCGGCTGTATGGGAACGACACGTCCTCCAAGGTTCTAAAGGATCTGAAGGAGGAGGTGAAGGAGGAGCTAAGGGACAGCGGCCAGGCGCTGCTTGTGTACGCCGCCTCGGCCACCGTCTTCACA ATCATCCTTCTGCTGCTGATGCTCTTCATGAGGAAACGAGTGGCGCTCACCATCGCGCTGTTCCACGTAGCAGGAAAAGTCTTCATCCACCTCCCTCTGCTCACCCTGCAGCCCTTCGTCACCTTCCTTGCCCTACTCCTCTTCTGGATCTACTGGATCTTGGTGCTGCTCTTCCTGGGAACCACAG GGAACCCAGAACAGAATGAGGAGACGGGACTGACAGAGTTCAGACTGACAGGCTCTCTGCAGTACCTCACCTGGTACCACGCTGTGGGTCTGGTCTGGATCAGCGAGTTCATTCTGGCCTGTCAGCAGATGACTGTGGCCGGAGCTGTGGTCACCTACTACTTCACCAG GGACAAAAACCGTCTCCCAGTGACCCCTATCCTGTCGTCGGTTCTGAGGCTGGTCCGGTACCACCTGGGTACTGTTGCTAAGGGATCCTTCATCATCACACTGGTCAAGATCCCCCGACTAATCCTTATGTACATCCACAACCAGCTGAAAGGAAGG GAGAACGTGTGCGCTCGATGTCTGCTGAAATCTTGCATCTGCTGTCTGTGGTGTTTGGAGAAGTGCCTCAACTATCTCAATCAG AATGCATATGCAGCCACAGCCATCAACAGCACCAGTTTCTGCACGTCTGCGCGTGATGCCTTCGTCATTCTGGTGGAGAACGCTCTGCGTGTCGCCACAATCAACGCAGTCGGAGACTTTGTGCTTTTCTTGGGGAAG ATTCTGATCATGACGTGCACGGCATTCGCCGGCGTCCTTCTCCTGAACTACCAGCGGGATTACGCCGAGTGGCTGCTGCCGCTCATCATCGTCTGTCTCTTCTCCTTCCTGGTGGCTCACTGCTTCCTGTCCATCTTCGAGATTGTGGTGGACGTCCTCTTCCTCTGCTTCGCCATCGACACCAAGTACAACGATGGCACTCCAGGGAAGGAGTTCTTCATGGATAAAGCTCTGATG GAGTTTGTGGAGAGCAGCCGCCGATTGGAGCGTGCTGGGGGACGTGGGCGGAGCCGAGTGAAAGAGGCAACATCGGAGGGGGCGG
- the slc44a1b gene encoding choline transporter-like protein 1 isoform X2 encodes MDSKRISSASQQQVRLRKKRTKREWRPLEDRSCTDLPWFLLFTVFCVGMGSICGFTIVTGGAARLLFGYDSYGNTCGRRNERIEGIQLSGLDHTDRKFVFFLDPCNIDIVQRKIKSMALCVSLCPTEELKTYQDLKRFAMMNGSELCSYELPAHKYPALPERFSRCPKLPVPRSKPLPLFNRCTPMDVSCYAKFAEAVVTFVGDSSILHRLIAGVAASKEIIIGLCVLALALSMILMVIIRYISAVLVWILTSLVVLGSLAGTSVLWWLYIDYRLYGNDTSSKVLKDLKEEVKEELRDSGQALLVYAASATVFTIILLLLMLFMRKRVALTIALFHVAGKVFIHLPLLTLQPFVTFLALLLFWIYWILVLLFLGTTGNPEQNEETGLTEFRLTGSLQYLTWYHAVGLVWISEFILACQQMTVAGAVVTYYFTRSQTFYSRDKNRLPVTPILSSVLRLVRYHLGTVAKGSFIITLVKIPRLILMYIHNQLKGRENVCARCLLKSCICCLWCLEKCLNYLNQNAYAATAINSTSFCTSARDAFVILVENALRVATINAVGDFVLFLGKILIMTCTAFAGVLLLNYQRDYAEWLLPLIIVCLFSFLVAHCFLSIFEIVVDVLFLCFAIDTKYNDGTPGKEFFMDKALMEFVESSRRLERAGGRGRSRVKEATSEGAEMKPMAPGTSSA; translated from the exons ATGGATTCAAAGAGGATCTCTTCAGCCTCTCAGCAGCAGGTCCGACTGAGGAAAAAG cGGACAAAGAGAGAATGGAGACCGCTGGAGGACCGGAGCTGCACCGACCTGCCCTGGTTCCTGCTCTTCACCGTCTTCTGCGTCGGCATG GGCAGCATCTGTGGCTTCACTATCGTCACTGGTGGCGCCGCTCGCCTCCTCTTTGGGTACGACAGCTACGGCAACACCTGCGGCCGACGTAACGAGAGAATTGAAGGCATACAGCTGAGCGGGCTTGACCACACCGACAGGAA GTTTGTGTTCTTCCTGGATCCCTGCAACATCGAcattgttcagaggaaaattaAGTCCATGGCTctgtgtgtttctctgtgtcCCACTGAGGAGCTCAAGACCTACCAGGACTTGAAGAGGTTCGCCATGATGAATG GCTCGGAGCTCTGTTCCTATGAGTTACCGGCCCACAAATATCCGGCTCTACCCGAGAGGTTCTCCAGGTGTCCAAAACTTCCCGTCCCTCGCAG TAAGCCACTGCCACTCTTCAACCGCTGCACGCCGATGGACGTTTCCTGCTATGCCAAATTCGCCGAGGCCGTGGTGACGTTTGTGGGGGACAGCAGCATCCTGCACAGACTCATCGCCGGCGTCGCAGCTAGCAAGGAGATCATCATTGGACTCTGCGTCCTTGCTTTAG CTCTCTCCATGATCCTCATGGTAATCATCCGGTACATTTCTGCTGTCTTGGTTTggatcctcacctctttggtgGTCCTGGGATCCCTGG CGGGGACGAGCGTCCTCTGGTGGCTCTACATCGACTACCGGCTGTATGGGAACGACACGTCCTCCAAGGTTCTAAAGGATCTGAAGGAGGAGGTGAAGGAGGAGCTAAGGGACAGCGGCCAGGCGCTGCTTGTGTACGCCGCCTCGGCCACCGTCTTCACA ATCATCCTTCTGCTGCTGATGCTCTTCATGAGGAAACGAGTGGCGCTCACCATCGCGCTGTTCCACGTAGCAGGAAAAGTCTTCATCCACCTCCCTCTGCTCACCCTGCAGCCCTTCGTCACCTTCCTTGCCCTACTCCTCTTCTGGATCTACTGGATCTTGGTGCTGCTCTTCCTGGGAACCACAG GGAACCCAGAACAGAATGAGGAGACGGGACTGACAGAGTTCAGACTGACAGGCTCTCTGCAGTACCTCACCTGGTACCACGCTGTGGGTCTGGTCTGGATCAGCGAGTTCATTCTGGCCTGTCAGCAGATGACTGTGGCCGGAGCTGTGGTCACCTACTACTTCACCAG ATCTCAAACTTTTTACTCCAGGGACAAAAACCGTCTCCCAGTGACCCCTATCCTGTCGTCGGTTCTGAGGCTGGTCCGGTACCACCTGGGTACTGTTGCTAAGGGATCCTTCATCATCACACTGGTCAAGATCCCCCGACTAATCCTTATGTACATCCACAACCAGCTGAAAGGAAGG GAGAACGTGTGCGCTCGATGTCTGCTGAAATCTTGCATCTGCTGTCTGTGGTGTTTGGAGAAGTGCCTCAACTATCTCAATCAG AATGCATATGCAGCCACAGCCATCAACAGCACCAGTTTCTGCACGTCTGCGCGTGATGCCTTCGTCATTCTGGTGGAGAACGCTCTGCGTGTCGCCACAATCAACGCAGTCGGAGACTTTGTGCTTTTCTTGGGGAAG ATTCTGATCATGACGTGCACGGCATTCGCCGGCGTCCTTCTCCTGAACTACCAGCGGGATTACGCCGAGTGGCTGCTGCCGCTCATCATCGTCTGTCTCTTCTCCTTCCTGGTGGCTCACTGCTTCCTGTCCATCTTCGAGATTGTGGTGGACGTCCTCTTCCTCTGCTTCGCCATCGACACCAAGTACAACGATGGCACTCCAGGGAAGGAGTTCTTCATGGATAAAGCTCTGATG GAGTTTGTGGAGAGCAGCCGCCGATTGGAGCGTGCTGGGGGACGTGGGCGGAGCCGAGTGAAAGAGGCAACATCGGAGGGGGCGG
- the slc44a1b gene encoding choline transporter-like protein 1 isoform X4: MDSKRISSASQQQVRLRKKRTKREWRPLEDRSCTDLPWFLLFTVFCVGMGSICGFTIVTGGAARLLFGYDSYGNTCGRRNERIEGIQLSGLDHTDRKFVFFLDPCNIDIVQRKIKSMALCVSLCPTEELKTYQDLKRFAMMNGSELCSYELPAHKYPALPERFSRCPKLPVPRSKPLPLFNRCTPMDVSCYAKFAEAVVTFVGDSSILHRLIAGVAASKEIIIGLCVLALALSMILMVIIRYISAVLVWILTSLVVLGSLAGTSVLWWLYIDYRLYGNDTSSKVLKDLKEEVKEELRDSGQALLVYAASATVFTIILLLLMLFMRKRVALTIALFHVAGKVFIHLPLLTLQPFVTFLALLLFWIYWILVLLFLGTTGNPEQNEETGLTEFRLTGSLQYLTWYHAVGLVWISEFILACQQMTVAGAVVTYYFTRSQTFYSRDKNRLPVTPILSSVLRLVRYHLGTVAKGSFIITLVKIPRLILMYIHNQLKGRENVCARCLLKSCICCLWCLEKCLNYLNQNAYAATAINSTSFCTSARDAFVILVENALRVATINAVGDFVLFLGKILIMTCTAFAGVLLLNYQRDYAEWLLPLIIVCLFSFLVAHCFLSIFEIVVDVLFLCFAIDTKYNDGTPGKEFFMDKALMEFVESSRRLERAGGRGRSRVKEATSEGAEMKPMLF, encoded by the exons ATGGATTCAAAGAGGATCTCTTCAGCCTCTCAGCAGCAGGTCCGACTGAGGAAAAAG cGGACAAAGAGAGAATGGAGACCGCTGGAGGACCGGAGCTGCACCGACCTGCCCTGGTTCCTGCTCTTCACCGTCTTCTGCGTCGGCATG GGCAGCATCTGTGGCTTCACTATCGTCACTGGTGGCGCCGCTCGCCTCCTCTTTGGGTACGACAGCTACGGCAACACCTGCGGCCGACGTAACGAGAGAATTGAAGGCATACAGCTGAGCGGGCTTGACCACACCGACAGGAA GTTTGTGTTCTTCCTGGATCCCTGCAACATCGAcattgttcagaggaaaattaAGTCCATGGCTctgtgtgtttctctgtgtcCCACTGAGGAGCTCAAGACCTACCAGGACTTGAAGAGGTTCGCCATGATGAATG GCTCGGAGCTCTGTTCCTATGAGTTACCGGCCCACAAATATCCGGCTCTACCCGAGAGGTTCTCCAGGTGTCCAAAACTTCCCGTCCCTCGCAG TAAGCCACTGCCACTCTTCAACCGCTGCACGCCGATGGACGTTTCCTGCTATGCCAAATTCGCCGAGGCCGTGGTGACGTTTGTGGGGGACAGCAGCATCCTGCACAGACTCATCGCCGGCGTCGCAGCTAGCAAGGAGATCATCATTGGACTCTGCGTCCTTGCTTTAG CTCTCTCCATGATCCTCATGGTAATCATCCGGTACATTTCTGCTGTCTTGGTTTggatcctcacctctttggtgGTCCTGGGATCCCTGG CGGGGACGAGCGTCCTCTGGTGGCTCTACATCGACTACCGGCTGTATGGGAACGACACGTCCTCCAAGGTTCTAAAGGATCTGAAGGAGGAGGTGAAGGAGGAGCTAAGGGACAGCGGCCAGGCGCTGCTTGTGTACGCCGCCTCGGCCACCGTCTTCACA ATCATCCTTCTGCTGCTGATGCTCTTCATGAGGAAACGAGTGGCGCTCACCATCGCGCTGTTCCACGTAGCAGGAAAAGTCTTCATCCACCTCCCTCTGCTCACCCTGCAGCCCTTCGTCACCTTCCTTGCCCTACTCCTCTTCTGGATCTACTGGATCTTGGTGCTGCTCTTCCTGGGAACCACAG GGAACCCAGAACAGAATGAGGAGACGGGACTGACAGAGTTCAGACTGACAGGCTCTCTGCAGTACCTCACCTGGTACCACGCTGTGGGTCTGGTCTGGATCAGCGAGTTCATTCTGGCCTGTCAGCAGATGACTGTGGCCGGAGCTGTGGTCACCTACTACTTCACCAG ATCTCAAACTTTTTACTCCAGGGACAAAAACCGTCTCCCAGTGACCCCTATCCTGTCGTCGGTTCTGAGGCTGGTCCGGTACCACCTGGGTACTGTTGCTAAGGGATCCTTCATCATCACACTGGTCAAGATCCCCCGACTAATCCTTATGTACATCCACAACCAGCTGAAAGGAAGG GAGAACGTGTGCGCTCGATGTCTGCTGAAATCTTGCATCTGCTGTCTGTGGTGTTTGGAGAAGTGCCTCAACTATCTCAATCAG AATGCATATGCAGCCACAGCCATCAACAGCACCAGTTTCTGCACGTCTGCGCGTGATGCCTTCGTCATTCTGGTGGAGAACGCTCTGCGTGTCGCCACAATCAACGCAGTCGGAGACTTTGTGCTTTTCTTGGGGAAG ATTCTGATCATGACGTGCACGGCATTCGCCGGCGTCCTTCTCCTGAACTACCAGCGGGATTACGCCGAGTGGCTGCTGCCGCTCATCATCGTCTGTCTCTTCTCCTTCCTGGTGGCTCACTGCTTCCTGTCCATCTTCGAGATTGTGGTGGACGTCCTCTTCCTCTGCTTCGCCATCGACACCAAGTACAACGATGGCACTCCAGGGAAGGAGTTCTTCATGGATAAAGCTCTGATG GAGTTTGTGGAGAGCAGCCGCCGATTGGAGCGTGCTGGGGGACGTGGGCGGAGCCGAGTGAAAGAGGCAACATCGGAGGGGGCGG
- the slc44a1b gene encoding choline transporter-like protein 1 isoform X5: MGCCGSAERTKREWRPLEDRSCTDLPWFLLFTVFCVGMGSICGFTIVTGGAARLLFGYDSYGNTCGRRNERIEGIQLSGLDHTDRKFVFFLDPCNIDIVQRKIKSMALCVSLCPTEELKTYQDLKRFAMMNGSELCSYELPAHKYPALPERFSRCPKLPVPRSKPLPLFNRCTPMDVSCYAKFAEAVVTFVGDSSILHRLIAGVAASKEIIIGLCVLALALSMILMVIIRYISAVLVWILTSLVVLGSLAGTSVLWWLYIDYRLYGNDTSSKVLKDLKEEVKEELRDSGQALLVYAASATVFTIILLLLMLFMRKRVALTIALFHVAGKVFIHLPLLTLQPFVTFLALLLFWIYWILVLLFLGTTGNPEQNEETGLTEFRLTGSLQYLTWYHAVGLVWISEFILACQQMTVAGAVVTYYFTRSQTFYSRDKNRLPVTPILSSVLRLVRYHLGTVAKGSFIITLVKIPRLILMYIHNQLKGRENVCARCLLKSCICCLWCLEKCLNYLNQNAYAATAINSTSFCTSARDAFVILVENALRVATINAVGDFVLFLGKILIMTCTAFAGVLLLNYQRDYAEWLLPLIIVCLFSFLVAHCFLSIFEIVVDVLFLCFAIDTKYNDGTPGKEFFMDKALMEFVESSRRLERAGGRGRSRVKEATSEGAEMKPMKYVHLRRHPES, from the exons ATGGGATGCTGCGGGAGCGCGGAG cGGACAAAGAGAGAATGGAGACCGCTGGAGGACCGGAGCTGCACCGACCTGCCCTGGTTCCTGCTCTTCACCGTCTTCTGCGTCGGCATG GGCAGCATCTGTGGCTTCACTATCGTCACTGGTGGCGCCGCTCGCCTCCTCTTTGGGTACGACAGCTACGGCAACACCTGCGGCCGACGTAACGAGAGAATTGAAGGCATACAGCTGAGCGGGCTTGACCACACCGACAGGAA GTTTGTGTTCTTCCTGGATCCCTGCAACATCGAcattgttcagaggaaaattaAGTCCATGGCTctgtgtgtttctctgtgtcCCACTGAGGAGCTCAAGACCTACCAGGACTTGAAGAGGTTCGCCATGATGAATG GCTCGGAGCTCTGTTCCTATGAGTTACCGGCCCACAAATATCCGGCTCTACCCGAGAGGTTCTCCAGGTGTCCAAAACTTCCCGTCCCTCGCAG TAAGCCACTGCCACTCTTCAACCGCTGCACGCCGATGGACGTTTCCTGCTATGCCAAATTCGCCGAGGCCGTGGTGACGTTTGTGGGGGACAGCAGCATCCTGCACAGACTCATCGCCGGCGTCGCAGCTAGCAAGGAGATCATCATTGGACTCTGCGTCCTTGCTTTAG CTCTCTCCATGATCCTCATGGTAATCATCCGGTACATTTCTGCTGTCTTGGTTTggatcctcacctctttggtgGTCCTGGGATCCCTGG CGGGGACGAGCGTCCTCTGGTGGCTCTACATCGACTACCGGCTGTATGGGAACGACACGTCCTCCAAGGTTCTAAAGGATCTGAAGGAGGAGGTGAAGGAGGAGCTAAGGGACAGCGGCCAGGCGCTGCTTGTGTACGCCGCCTCGGCCACCGTCTTCACA ATCATCCTTCTGCTGCTGATGCTCTTCATGAGGAAACGAGTGGCGCTCACCATCGCGCTGTTCCACGTAGCAGGAAAAGTCTTCATCCACCTCCCTCTGCTCACCCTGCAGCCCTTCGTCACCTTCCTTGCCCTACTCCTCTTCTGGATCTACTGGATCTTGGTGCTGCTCTTCCTGGGAACCACAG GGAACCCAGAACAGAATGAGGAGACGGGACTGACAGAGTTCAGACTGACAGGCTCTCTGCAGTACCTCACCTGGTACCACGCTGTGGGTCTGGTCTGGATCAGCGAGTTCATTCTGGCCTGTCAGCAGATGACTGTGGCCGGAGCTGTGGTCACCTACTACTTCACCAG ATCTCAAACTTTTTACTCCAGGGACAAAAACCGTCTCCCAGTGACCCCTATCCTGTCGTCGGTTCTGAGGCTGGTCCGGTACCACCTGGGTACTGTTGCTAAGGGATCCTTCATCATCACACTGGTCAAGATCCCCCGACTAATCCTTATGTACATCCACAACCAGCTGAAAGGAAGG GAGAACGTGTGCGCTCGATGTCTGCTGAAATCTTGCATCTGCTGTCTGTGGTGTTTGGAGAAGTGCCTCAACTATCTCAATCAG AATGCATATGCAGCCACAGCCATCAACAGCACCAGTTTCTGCACGTCTGCGCGTGATGCCTTCGTCATTCTGGTGGAGAACGCTCTGCGTGTCGCCACAATCAACGCAGTCGGAGACTTTGTGCTTTTCTTGGGGAAG ATTCTGATCATGACGTGCACGGCATTCGCCGGCGTCCTTCTCCTGAACTACCAGCGGGATTACGCCGAGTGGCTGCTGCCGCTCATCATCGTCTGTCTCTTCTCCTTCCTGGTGGCTCACTGCTTCCTGTCCATCTTCGAGATTGTGGTGGACGTCCTCTTCCTCTGCTTCGCCATCGACACCAAGTACAACGATGGCACTCCAGGGAAGGAGTTCTTCATGGATAAAGCTCTGATG GAGTTTGTGGAGAGCAGCCGCCGATTGGAGCGTGCTGGGGGACGTGGGCGGAGCCGAGTGAAAGAGGCAACATCGGAGGGGGCGG
- the slc44a1b gene encoding choline transporter-like protein 1 isoform X6, with protein MGCCGSAERTKREWRPLEDRSCTDLPWFLLFTVFCVGMGSICGFTIVTGGAARLLFGYDSYGNTCGRRNERIEGIQLSGLDHTDRKFVFFLDPCNIDIVQRKIKSMALCVSLCPTEELKTYQDLKRFAMMNGSELCSYELPAHKYPALPERFSRCPKLPVPRSKPLPLFNRCTPMDVSCYAKFAEAVVTFVGDSSILHRLIAGVAASKEIIIGLCVLALALSMILMVIIRYISAVLVWILTSLVVLGSLAGTSVLWWLYIDYRLYGNDTSSKVLKDLKEEVKEELRDSGQALLVYAASATVFTIILLLLMLFMRKRVALTIALFHVAGKVFIHLPLLTLQPFVTFLALLLFWIYWILVLLFLGTTGNPEQNEETGLTEFRLTGSLQYLTWYHAVGLVWISEFILACQQMTVAGAVVTYYFTRDKNRLPVTPILSSVLRLVRYHLGTVAKGSFIITLVKIPRLILMYIHNQLKGRENVCARCLLKSCICCLWCLEKCLNYLNQNAYAATAINSTSFCTSARDAFVILVENALRVATINAVGDFVLFLGKILIMTCTAFAGVLLLNYQRDYAEWLLPLIIVCLFSFLVAHCFLSIFEIVVDVLFLCFAIDTKYNDGTPGKEFFMDKALMEFVESSRRLERAGGRGRSRVKEATSEGAEMKPMKYVHLRRHPES; from the exons ATGGGATGCTGCGGGAGCGCGGAG cGGACAAAGAGAGAATGGAGACCGCTGGAGGACCGGAGCTGCACCGACCTGCCCTGGTTCCTGCTCTTCACCGTCTTCTGCGTCGGCATG GGCAGCATCTGTGGCTTCACTATCGTCACTGGTGGCGCCGCTCGCCTCCTCTTTGGGTACGACAGCTACGGCAACACCTGCGGCCGACGTAACGAGAGAATTGAAGGCATACAGCTGAGCGGGCTTGACCACACCGACAGGAA GTTTGTGTTCTTCCTGGATCCCTGCAACATCGAcattgttcagaggaaaattaAGTCCATGGCTctgtgtgtttctctgtgtcCCACTGAGGAGCTCAAGACCTACCAGGACTTGAAGAGGTTCGCCATGATGAATG GCTCGGAGCTCTGTTCCTATGAGTTACCGGCCCACAAATATCCGGCTCTACCCGAGAGGTTCTCCAGGTGTCCAAAACTTCCCGTCCCTCGCAG TAAGCCACTGCCACTCTTCAACCGCTGCACGCCGATGGACGTTTCCTGCTATGCCAAATTCGCCGAGGCCGTGGTGACGTTTGTGGGGGACAGCAGCATCCTGCACAGACTCATCGCCGGCGTCGCAGCTAGCAAGGAGATCATCATTGGACTCTGCGTCCTTGCTTTAG CTCTCTCCATGATCCTCATGGTAATCATCCGGTACATTTCTGCTGTCTTGGTTTggatcctcacctctttggtgGTCCTGGGATCCCTGG CGGGGACGAGCGTCCTCTGGTGGCTCTACATCGACTACCGGCTGTATGGGAACGACACGTCCTCCAAGGTTCTAAAGGATCTGAAGGAGGAGGTGAAGGAGGAGCTAAGGGACAGCGGCCAGGCGCTGCTTGTGTACGCCGCCTCGGCCACCGTCTTCACA ATCATCCTTCTGCTGCTGATGCTCTTCATGAGGAAACGAGTGGCGCTCACCATCGCGCTGTTCCACGTAGCAGGAAAAGTCTTCATCCACCTCCCTCTGCTCACCCTGCAGCCCTTCGTCACCTTCCTTGCCCTACTCCTCTTCTGGATCTACTGGATCTTGGTGCTGCTCTTCCTGGGAACCACAG GGAACCCAGAACAGAATGAGGAGACGGGACTGACAGAGTTCAGACTGACAGGCTCTCTGCAGTACCTCACCTGGTACCACGCTGTGGGTCTGGTCTGGATCAGCGAGTTCATTCTGGCCTGTCAGCAGATGACTGTGGCCGGAGCTGTGGTCACCTACTACTTCACCAG GGACAAAAACCGTCTCCCAGTGACCCCTATCCTGTCGTCGGTTCTGAGGCTGGTCCGGTACCACCTGGGTACTGTTGCTAAGGGATCCTTCATCATCACACTGGTCAAGATCCCCCGACTAATCCTTATGTACATCCACAACCAGCTGAAAGGAAGG GAGAACGTGTGCGCTCGATGTCTGCTGAAATCTTGCATCTGCTGTCTGTGGTGTTTGGAGAAGTGCCTCAACTATCTCAATCAG AATGCATATGCAGCCACAGCCATCAACAGCACCAGTTTCTGCACGTCTGCGCGTGATGCCTTCGTCATTCTGGTGGAGAACGCTCTGCGTGTCGCCACAATCAACGCAGTCGGAGACTTTGTGCTTTTCTTGGGGAAG ATTCTGATCATGACGTGCACGGCATTCGCCGGCGTCCTTCTCCTGAACTACCAGCGGGATTACGCCGAGTGGCTGCTGCCGCTCATCATCGTCTGTCTCTTCTCCTTCCTGGTGGCTCACTGCTTCCTGTCCATCTTCGAGATTGTGGTGGACGTCCTCTTCCTCTGCTTCGCCATCGACACCAAGTACAACGATGGCACTCCAGGGAAGGAGTTCTTCATGGATAAAGCTCTGATG GAGTTTGTGGAGAGCAGCCGCCGATTGGAGCGTGCTGGGGGACGTGGGCGGAGCCGAGTGAAAGAGGCAACATCGGAGGGGGCGG